The Pseudomonas sp. PDM14 genomic interval ACCACCGCACCTGATGCCGGAATCGAAGATGGTCCAGCAGCTGCGCTTCATCTTCATCGGTGCCAAGCACTGGCACGGCCTGGGTCACGGCGACAGCCAATAAGCACCAATACAGCGCAATAAAAATCAGCACGCACCAAAACGATACACGCAAAGCCTCACAATCAGGCACGCCAACCCGGCGCAGCGCCTGAGCATGCGCCTGCGGCGCCCTTGGCAAGCCCCTTGCTCTAGACCAGCACTGATTCTTAGCGCTGGAACCCTCCCATGCTGGTGATCCACCACCGCCTCGACGCCCAACCCCACTGGGACGAAGAGCTGCACCTGACCCACGAAGCCCGCAGCAAGAGCCGCCTGCGCTGCTTCAGCGCCAACGGCGAAGATGTCGGCCTGTTCCTCGAACGCGGCCAGCCGCCCTTGCGCGACGGCGACTTCCTGCGTGCCGAAGACGGCCGCATCGTGCGCATCGTCGCCCACCCGGAAGCGTTGTTGCACGTCACCTGCGAAAGCAGCTTCGAGCTGACCCGCGCGGCCTACCACCTGGGCAACCGCCACGTCGCTCTGCAGCTCGGCGACGGCTGGCTGCGCCTGCTCGACGACTACGTGCTCAAGGGCATGCTCGACCAACTGGGCGCCATTACCTGCGTCATCGAAGCACCGTTCCAGCCGGAACATGGTGCCTACGGCGG includes:
- the ureE gene encoding urease accessory protein UreE, which codes for MLVIHHRLDAQPHWDEELHLTHEARSKSRLRCFSANGEDVGLFLERGQPPLRDGDFLRAEDGRIVRIVAHPEALLHVTCESSFELTRAAYHLGNRHVALQLGDGWLRLLDDYVLKGMLDQLGAITCVIEAPFQPEHGAYGGGHHHSHAGEAEFSYAPRLHQFGVRV